DNA sequence from the Cardiobacteriaceae bacterium TAE3-ERU3 genome:
GCGCGTGCAATCTCTTGCTTAACACCAAAAGATTTCCAGGCTTTTTCTACTTTTTCCTTATCCACGCCTTGGCTCACCAAAAAAGACTTAGCCTTGTCTTCATCAAGAATAATGCCGTTATTGTGCTGCTTATGTACTTGCTCGAATACGGCATCATCAATATCAAGATCTAACGCTTTGGCTGCATAATAGAGATGGCCGCCAATTTCCCAGCGCGCACTAGGCATAGCCGGGACAGTTTCAAATGCGACCTTCTCGGATTTATCATTTTCTACCCACGCTTCAAGCGGTCCGTGCATATCGTAGCAATGCGGGCAACCGTACCAAAAGAACTCTACGATTGTAGGTTCTTCTACTTTTTCGATTTCTGTAGCAAGCGGCAAATAGTCTCGGCCTTCAATATATTTGAATTGGGCAAATGCACTGGTAGTCATCAACCCCGCTAAAATGCCAGCCAATAATACAGATTTCTTCATCACTCTATCCTTGCTTTGTTTATTGATCGAAAGAGATTATATAGGATCGAGAATGCAATTGTGCGCTTGCCATTCGTTAACTGTGTAGCCTAAAGCGTAACCTCTATACCCAAGGTACATGGTAAAATCAATTTTTTGCA
Encoded proteins:
- a CDS encoding thiol:disulfide interchange protein DsbA/DsbL encodes the protein MKKSVLLAGILAGLMTTSAFAQFKYIEGRDYLPLATEIEKVEEPTIVEFFWYGCPHCYDMHGPLEAWVENDKSEKVAFETVPAMPSARWEIGGHLYYAAKALDLDIDDAVFEQVHKQHNNGIILDEDKAKSFLVSQGVDKEKVEKAWKSFGVKQEIARAKKLFQDSGLSGVPSFVINGTYEVPFQGDYESFFPKLEELAQSK